The following are from one region of the Mustela lutreola isolate mMusLut2 chromosome 9, mMusLut2.pri, whole genome shotgun sequence genome:
- the DOK1 gene encoding docking protein 1: protein MDGAVMEGPLFLQSQRFGTKRWRKTWAVLYPASPHGVARLEFFDHKGSSSGGGRGGSRRLDCKVIRLAECVSVVPVSVESPPEPGAAAFRLDTAQRSHLLAADAPSSAAWVQTLCRNAFPKGSWALAPAENPPKLSALEMLENSLYSPTWEGSQFWVTVQRTEAAERCGLQGSYVLRVEAERLTLLTMGTQSQILEPLLFWPYTLLRRYGRDKVMFSFEAGRRCPSGPGTFTFQTAQGNDIFQAVETAIHRQKVQGKDGQGQDSLKADSHEGEVAEGKLASLPGPQELLGSPPTVYAEPLDSLRIPPGPSLDSLYSDPLDSTPAQAGEGVPFKKSLYCDLYEHVQQQLLKAKLMDPKEDPIYDEPEGLAPAAPRGLYDLPQEPKDAWWCQARMKEEGYELPYNPATDDYAVPPPRSTKPLPAPKPRGLAFAEPGAAGGGGNKGHSSDTVLYSQVQKSRASGSWDCELSRTGADRTGVKSEGST from the exons ATGGACGGTGCCGTGATGGAAGGGCCGCTCTTTTTGCAAAGTCAGCGTTTCGGTACCAAG agATGGAGGAAGACCTGGGCGGTACTCTATCCTGCCAGTCCCCACGGCGTAGCGCGGCTCGAGTTCTTCGACCACAAGGGGTCGAGCTCTGGAGGCGGCCGAGGGGGCTCGCGCCGCCTGGACTGCAAGGTGATTCGTCTGGCGGAGTGTGTGAGCGTGGTCCCGGTGTCAGTGGAGAGCCCCCCTGAGCCTGGCGCCGCAGCCTTCCGCCTGGACACCGCGCAGCGCTCCCACCTGTTGGCGGCGGACGCGCCGTCCAGCGCTGCGTGGGTGCAAACACTGTGCCGAAATGCCTTTCCG AAAGGCAGCTGGGCTCTGGCGCCTGCGGAGAACCCACCCAAGCTTTCTGCCCTGGAGATGCTGGAGAACTCGCTGTATAGCCCCACCTGGGAAG GATCCCAGTTCTGGGTGACAGTGCAGAGGACCGAAGCCGCTGAGCGTTGTGGCCTGCAGGGCTCCTATGTGCTGAGGGTGGAGGCCGAGAGGCTGACTCTCCTGACCatggggactcagagtcagataCTGGAGCCGCTCCTTTTCTGGCCTTACACTCTATTGCGGCGCTATGGCCGGGACAAG GTCATGTTCTCTTTTGAGGCTGGTCGCCGCTGCCCTTCGGGCCCTGGAACCTTCACCTTCCAGACCGCACAGGGGAATGACATCTTTCAGGCTGTTGAGACTGCTATTCACCGGCAGAAGGTCCAGGGAAAGGACGGGCAAGGGCAGGATAGTCTCAAAGCTGATTCCCATGAAGGAGAAGTGGCAGAGGGGAAGTTGgcatccctgcctggccctcAGGAGCTCCTGGGCAGCCCTCCCACCGTGTATGCTGAACCCTTAGACTCCTTGCGCATTCCTCCAGGCCCTTCCCTGGATTCCCTATACTCAGATCCCCTGGACAGCACTCCTGCTCAGGCAGGGGAGGGAGTACCGTTCAAGAAATCTCTTTATTGCGACTTGTACGAGCACGTGCAGCAGCAGTTGCTGAAGGCCAAACTGATGGACCCCAAAGAGGACCCCATCTATGATGAACCCGAGGGCCTGGCCCCGGCTGCACCCCGGGGCCTTTATGATCTGCCTCAGGAGCCCAAGGATGCATGGTGGTGCCAGGCTCGGATGAAGGAGGAGGGCTATGAGCTCCCCTACAACCCTGCCACTGATGACTACGCTGTGCCACCGCCCCGGAGCACAAAGCCCCTCCCCGCTCCCAAGCCCCGGGGCTTGGCCTTCGCTGAACCTGGAGCTGCAGGTGGTGGTGGCAACAAAGGCCACAGCTCAGACACTGTCCTGTACAGCCAGGTCCAGAAGAGCagagcctcagggagctgggACTGTGAGCTGTCTAGAACAGGGGCTGACAGGACGGGGGTCAAGTCAGAGGGCTCCACGTGA